The window ACAAAAATACAAAAATAATAAAGCCGCAGGAATATTCTCCTATTAAAAATAATTGTTTAAAGTTATAAAAGAAAGGAACAAAAAATTGCAGCATCTTGAGGCTGTAAAGAATCATAGTCGCCGCTATCGTTATTTTACCGCCCCTTGTAGATTTTATTTCGACCGGAAATTTTAATAACATAAAAAAAAGCATTCCCAAAGCTTGAAACATTAATCTTACAAAAATCAAATAGAAAAACCAATTAGGCAATAGCCCCAGTTGATAGTATACAATTGAAACAAGAGCAAGCAGGGAATAATCACTCATGGAATCCAGCATACGCCCGATCCTTGTTTCTTGATTAAATTTACGGGCTATAAAGCCGTCAAAAAAGTCCGTCAAAAAAACCAAGATTAAAACAACAGCCAAGATTATTTTTATCTGTTCTATCGAATTCTGCTTTAAAAGAAAGGCTATTAAAGGGACAGAGCTTATTCGCAGCAGGGTAATCCCATTTGCAAGATTAACTTTCTCAAGTATAAGATTAGTCCCAACATTTATAAAATCTCCTTTGTATAGAATCAAAAAAAACAAAAGTAACGAATGCCAGAGAGTTATATGTATTAAAAATGCACTAAAAATCTCAGTATCCGTATTAAATATTTTATAAATTGCAAAAACAGCTGAACACTGGAACAGCCAAAAAAGTAAAACCAATCTGCCGATTTTTTTTTCCATAATTAAAGAAACAACTCCGCATTCTATTTTTTATTTATAATTTTTTCTTTTTCATAATGAATCAACGTAAAAAATAATAATCCTACAAGTATGAGCCCTATCAAAACAACCAGAGCACGAACTCCTTGCAAGATTATAGCCATTCCGGCAAAAAGGTTTATTATGAGCTGCAATATCATAAAAACACTCAAAGCCCCTCTAGGGCTAAAACCTATAAGCATAAGTTTATGATGAAGATGAAATTTATCTCCCTCACCTATAGGACGTTTTTCCCTTACTCTGCGCCATATCGCCGCAACCGTATCGAATATGGGCAGCATTAATATCACGGATGCAAATTGTATACCTGCAGCCTCATATCCTTCGGGCGACGGAATAAGAGGTAAAATTGCCAACACAAAGCCCAAAATTTGTGAGCCGCAGTCTCCCATAAAAATCTTTGCACTGGGCCGTGATAAATTAAAAAATAAAAAGCCTACGACTGAGAATGCAAGTATAAGCACACGGAATATGATTATGGAACTTATCCCAATCGAATAATAAATTGCAGCATATGTTAAGAGAACGGAAACGCCTAAGCATCCTGCTTGCCCGTCAATTCCGTCAACAAGATTTATTGCATTGGTTATTCCTATTATCCACAAAAAAGTTATTACATATGTTTCCGGCCCCATATACCAGAAAAAACCGATGGGCCCAAAACTTATTTTTTTAAATGTATATCCTCCGTATAAGACTATTATAGCGGCACAAGATTGAACCAATAGCTTAAAAATAGCTCTCCAATTTTTTATATCATCCCATAATCCCATTATAAAAATAAGCAAGCCGCCCAAGGCGATATAAAAGAAATTTGAGTGCAATAGTCTAAACTCAGGAAAGCGGAAATGTAAGATGAGGCTTGAAATTATATAAGCAAAGCCGAAACCTACTCCTCCTATCCTCGGAATATTACCGGAATGTATCTTTCGCCCGCCTGTTTTGTCATATAGATTATGTTTCTTTGAAAATAGAATGGCTAGATATACAAAAAAAGCAGATAGCGCACAAGGTATAGCTATTATATACAAAATAAACTGAATTGCTGTCAAATTTCATACACTCCTTAAAATCACACGGCGACATTATACATCAATAAAGTCAAATTATCAAGCCTTTACACAAACAGCTGAGAATCTTATTTGGTTAGAAAAAAATAATTATTCTATATTAATTTTTTCAACATATTCTAAAAAAGCAGACCGCAGATCAGAATACTCTTTTTCACTTTGGCCGATTTTTTTCTTTAAGTTCTCCAAAGAATTTTCTATCTCCAGAAGCTTATCTAAAAACATTTTTCCCTGTTGGGTCTCAGATCCGACAGCTTGAATATTTTTGCGGATCCTATCCTGTTCCGCATTAAGATTTTTTTGCTCATTTTGTAAATTAGCCAAGGCAATTTGAGCCTTATCAACTTTTACCTTTTCATTTAAAACATCCTTAAAGGCTTTTTTTATCTTTTCAGGCATCTTAGCGTTGGAATAAATAGCTATCATGGAATTATTATCCATCATATTAACCTGTACAATTTCTTCAAAAAATCTTTCTTCAACTACATCAAGCTTTTCTTGAGAGTTAGCCTTAACCTTTATATTAAACCTGTACTTGTTCGATGTTTTTTCCAACAATTTTTTTTCATCGGTAAGACTAAAGCCTGAGCTTATAAAATGTTCAACTATAATGGAGCGTTCTTTTGATGCAGAATTCTTGATAGTATAGACAGAGTTTTTAGATGACTTATATCTTTTTGTTAAAACTCCTTTTACTATTTTAAGGCTATGAATATGCTTGTCAAAGTCCTCGGTTTTTGTACCCTTCACATCTATATCATCACCGAAGGCTATGAGCCGTTTTTCATTTTCCGGTAAAAACTCCAAAATAGCGTCGCCCGAGTACTCGCCATTTTCAAAAACCGTAATGGGTCCCGCAGGAAACTTTAGACCGGAATTATTTTCGATACTGATACATAACTTAGGATGGACATCGGAACCATAGGGTATACTCGAAAAAACCGAGTATTTTTGTGCAGGAAGCGATGCAAGGCTAAGCGGAATCATTGTACTCTTTTGTCTCGGTAAATTAACAGGCTTTACAGGGCTGAAGGCAAACATTTCCCCCGCACTACTCTTCGCAATGGTCTGATTTTCAAAATAAGAAGATTCCTTGGCTTCGTCCATAGAAGGAGCCGTCATCTTTGCATAAGCCTTTCTTTCCATCATCGGTGCAGCCATAGCTTCTTCATAAGCCACATCATCATAAGCGGAATCAAAGGTTTCAATATCGGCCGTCTGACCTGCAAGAATCGGAATAGTTTCTCGGTCGGTATAATAGGGTTCATATAGATTTTGTCTAAAGCCTATGGGACGGCCGCTTGTCAGGGTAAGTTTTACATCCTTCCAATCAAGATCCGTAGAGTTATCGATTATAGCCCAAGCCTGAAAAGCTGCACTTGTATTGCCCATGTCAAGCCTATACGAAGGCTTCCAAATAGGAGCTTCCATAACATAAGACAGCCCTATATTACGTTCTCCGGCAGCTTCTATATCAATCGAAATAAGCTTTCTTTCTTTTGCAGAGGCCTCTAAAATAAGACTTAAGGCCTTTTGTAAGTCCTCATTCCTTTGGGGATCCGTAAATTTAAAAGATTGTACATCTTTTAAGGATATTATCTTAACGCCGTCTGCCGCAGCAATCGACAAAATCATATCCGGTTTAGAATCTTCAATTTTATCCACACTTAAAATTTTACCTGTAATCTTACTCGGCGTGTAAACTTCGATCTCGGCACCCTTCTGCGAGTTAAGAATCTTAAAAATAGAGTTATTTTCAGATAAATCTATCTTTAAACTTTGCATAGTTTTTTTAAGGGTATCTTCCGATTGATAATTTATCGACAAATTCTTTGCAGCAGGATCTTTTACAAAAATAGATTTTAGAACATCACTTATCTGGGAAGGTAAAAACAACATCTCTATTTTTCCGTTGCCCCTTACCCTGCCCTCATGCTCATAATGCGCAACACCTGAAGAATATAGAGTTACCCTTTTTAATGGAAGGTCATCCTCACTAAAATCCTTTGCCTGATCAGAAAAGACTGTAGTCATACACATTAACGAAATTAACATAGAAAATAATTTTTTCATACCTCCTCCAAGGAAAGGATATTTTCTTATTATATCACAAACAAGAGCTGTTGACTAGGGTATTTTTATAGTATTATTACAAATTCAATTCACCTTCCATTGACATATCTTAAAATAAAACGCATAATAGGAGAATGGTATCGACTATTATTATTTCCTTTTTTATTATTATTATTGCTGTTGTTATCCTTGTACTTGTAGCTACACGAAGCAAATCACCCTCTTCGGGAGGAAGAAAGAAAGTTAAAGGCAGAGCCGTTTTAATGAAAGAAGCCTCACGCCGCTTAGCTCAAAACCCTCATGATATTGAAGGTTTATTTATAATGGGAGATATTTATTATCAAGACCAAGACTGGGAAAAGGCGTATACGGCATATTCGGCCTTACTGGATAGAATGAAGCCGCTCGAAATGAATAAGCAGCTGGATGTCGCTATCAGGTACGGTATCTGTGCCCTAAAAACAAACAGGCTCCCCGAGGCAAAAAAAGGCTTTCTTCTTGCAGAAACAATCAATCCTAAAAATCTTGATGTAAGCTATAACTTAGGCTATATCTATTACCTCGAAAAAGACTATGAAAAAGCCGTTAAGTTTTTCAAAAGAACCTTGATACTTGAACCAAACAGCTTTTTGGCAACAAAGTATCTTGGATATACTTTACAGCATTTGCATAAATACACCGAAGCCCTCCCGGCTCTAAAAAAAGCCCTGGATTTTAAACCCGATGATAAGGAAGTTTTGTTTGCAATGGGCGAATGTTTTTATGAAACGGAAGCGACCGACCGATGCTTAAAAATATTAAACCATCTCAGAGTAGATCCCGTTTTCGGACCTCAAGCTTCATTATACACAGGTATGATAAGAGCGAAGGCCGATCAGTTGGAAAGAGCTATCGAAGACTTCCAAATAGGTTTAAAGCATACGGGAATACCGATGGATATTTCTAACGAGCTAAAATACAGATTAGCTCAAGCCTATATAAAGACTCAAGAAATAGGTCAAGCCCTTCATCTTTTAAAAGAAATACAATCCATAAGCCCCGGATACAAGGATGCTGCAACCTTAATAATGAGATATCAGGAATTAAATAAAAACAAGAACTTACAGATATACCTAATGTCGGGACAAAGCGAATTCGTAGCTCTGTGCCGCAAAATTGTCGCCCGTTTCTATCCGAAAGCTAAGGTAAAAATAGTGGATATTTCCGTATTGGCTGCCTATACCGATATAGTTGCCGAAATAGATACATCCCGTTTTTCGGATACGGTTATTTTTAGATTTTTTAGGTCGCAAGGAACGGTAGGGGAGCTGCTTCTTAGAGAGCTGCATGCACGGCTAAAAGAAGTCAAGGGCGGAACAGGAATATGTATGAGTGCCGGAACCTTTACTGAAGAAGCTGTTAGGTTTTCTGAAGGAAGGCCATTGGACCTATACGACAAAACAAGACTCTCAAACGTTTTAAACTCCTTAAAATAAAACTTTATTTACCCAATAAAAAAGGCAGCCCATTTAAAGGACTGCCTTTTTGTGTAAAACAATTAAAATCTATAACCTGATAGAAAGGCCTAAC of the Treponema denticola ATCC 35405 genome contains:
- a CDS encoding MraY family glycosyltransferase, translated to MTAIQFILYIIAIPCALSAFFVYLAILFSKKHNLYDKTGGRKIHSGNIPRIGGVGFGFAYIISSLILHFRFPEFRLLHSNFFYIALGGLLIFIMGLWDDIKNWRAIFKLLVQSCAAIIVLYGGYTFKKISFGPIGFFWYMGPETYVITFLWIIGITNAINLVDGIDGQAGCLGVSVLLTYAAIYYSIGISSIIIFRVLILAFSVVGFLFFNLSRPSAKIFMGDCGSQILGFVLAILPLIPSPEGYEAAGIQFASVILMLPIFDTVAAIWRRVREKRPIGEGDKFHLHHKLMLIGFSPRGALSVFMILQLIINLFAGMAIILQGVRALVVLIGLILVGLLFFTLIHYEKEKIINKK
- a CDS encoding tetratricopeptide repeat protein, with amino-acid sequence MVSTIIISFFIIIIAVVILVLVATRSKSPSSGGRKKVKGRAVLMKEASRRLAQNPHDIEGLFIMGDIYYQDQDWEKAYTAYSALLDRMKPLEMNKQLDVAIRYGICALKTNRLPEAKKGFLLAETINPKNLDVSYNLGYIYYLEKDYEKAVKFFKRTLILEPNSFLATKYLGYTLQHLHKYTEALPALKKALDFKPDDKEVLFAMGECFYETEATDRCLKILNHLRVDPVFGPQASLYTGMIRAKADQLERAIEDFQIGLKHTGIPMDISNELKYRLAQAYIKTQEIGQALHLLKEIQSISPGYKDAATLIMRYQELNKNKNLQIYLMSGQSEFVALCRKIVARFYPKAKVKIVDISVLAAYTDIVAEIDTSRFSDTVIFRFFRSQGTVGELLLRELHARLKEVKGGTGICMSAGTFTEEAVRFSEGRPLDLYDKTRLSNVLNSLK
- a CDS encoding CDP-alcohol phosphatidyltransferase family protein produces the protein MEKKIGRLVLLFWLFQCSAVFAIYKIFNTDTEIFSAFLIHITLWHSLLLFFLILYKGDFINVGTNLILEKVNLANGITLLRISSVPLIAFLLKQNSIEQIKIILAVVLILVFLTDFFDGFIARKFNQETRIGRMLDSMSDYSLLALVSIVYYQLGLLPNWFFYLIFVRLMFQALGMLFFMLLKFPVEIKSTRGGKITIAATMILYSLKMLQFFVPFFYNFKQLFLIGEYSCGFIIFVFLFEKIFIFYEHYKKYRKRDIET
- a CDS encoding DUF4139 domain-containing protein, which translates into the protein MKKLFSMLISLMCMTTVFSDQAKDFSEDDLPLKRVTLYSSGVAHYEHEGRVRGNGKIEMLFLPSQISDVLKSIFVKDPAAKNLSINYQSEDTLKKTMQSLKIDLSENNSIFKILNSQKGAEIEVYTPSKITGKILSVDKIEDSKPDMILSIAAADGVKIISLKDVQSFKFTDPQRNEDLQKALSLILEASAKERKLISIDIEAAGERNIGLSYVMEAPIWKPSYRLDMGNTSAAFQAWAIIDNSTDLDWKDVKLTLTSGRPIGFRQNLYEPYYTDRETIPILAGQTADIETFDSAYDDVAYEEAMAAPMMERKAYAKMTAPSMDEAKESSYFENQTIAKSSAGEMFAFSPVKPVNLPRQKSTMIPLSLASLPAQKYSVFSSIPYGSDVHPKLCISIENNSGLKFPAGPITVFENGEYSGDAILEFLPENEKRLIAFGDDIDVKGTKTEDFDKHIHSLKIVKGVLTKRYKSSKNSVYTIKNSASKERSIIVEHFISSGFSLTDEKKLLEKTSNKYRFNIKVKANSQEKLDVVEERFFEEIVQVNMMDNNSMIAIYSNAKMPEKIKKAFKDVLNEKVKVDKAQIALANLQNEQKNLNAEQDRIRKNIQAVGSETQQGKMFLDKLLEIENSLENLKKKIGQSEKEYSDLRSAFLEYVEKINIE